ATCTTAAAATTAGCATTAACGATTCCTACATTTTTTTAACAGAAACTTCCGGCAGGTTATCGTGACTGGATTAAGACGTTTGCTTATCCAGAGAAGAATGCAGTAATTCGGACCCTCGATGGTTGGGTCTTCGAAGTCAAAGTTATGAACCTTGCAGGCGACTACTTTTTTCACAACGGATGGTTGGATGTGGTCACGTCATTGAAGTTAACAGACAATTCGTGGGTTGTTTTCCTGTATGAAGAAGCTTTATCTTCTTTCCGGTTGTTCTATTTTTATCAAGACATTTCTCTTGCGCCTTCTAACTACTTCTACTACAAACCTGGAAATGATGTAAAAGACCGAGACGACTGCATGATACTTGAACATATaccgttttaaattattttatcaTTGCATTCATACATTGTTTTGTATGTCATGTATACCATCGATCCTGATATATGGTTTTGTACTATGTGTAGTATGTGAACAAGTTATTTGTTCATCACTCGATGCTGATTACCTGTCCTTCAGATCCTGTTGTGGTGCGTTCAGCTGGAAATCGTAAATTGGTTGTTCGGATGGATGTGTTAGACCATGAGCTTTACATTACCACCGGTTGGAGTCGAATTAAGAAGGAGATGTCGATAACGGATGATCATTTGTTGGTTTTTGAAATGGTTGATTTTAAGACGTTTGATTTGAGTGTTTTTAGCTGTAAGCCTGCCCTTCTAACTTTCCCACCTGAACTGTGTGTTACCAAAAAAGAACCAATTGATGAGTTAAAATGAAGTGTCTGATGATGAAGTTCCTAATCCGGTTGTTGCACCTGGTATTGAACAAAGTGATGATGACGAAGTACCGgttacttttgttgttgacaatCATTTTATAAGTTTCTATTATTTACTTCTTCATACTATTAATGTAAAAAATTTGTAGCGTGTTTAAgaaattttattataaatatttgtattattatttGTAGCGTCTGAAGAAGAAATGGGCACAAACGCATGGCTTGGATCAGAAGATGGATTTGACCATCAGGGACAATGCTGGTCAAACTTGGGACGTGGCTATTGGTGTGGAGTTCTCGCAAGGGTGTCCGCGCTACAATGTCACCGGTATGAGAGAGTTTGTGAGAGAAAAACAGTTGGTATGTGGTTCCCAGTTTCAGATGATTTATGTTTAAACGTCAAGGTATGTTGCTTTACAACTGAGCGAGTGCAGGTACATGGTATGTGGTGGTAGTATATTTTGTTCAAACAATTTGTGGTTAGACAATGATTAGTAGTATTCTTTTGGTACGGTCATTACGATGATCGTTATGACTTGATAGACGTTCGTGATACACTTTTTTGGGTGGCCATGTTAATGTGTTCCTAATTATGGTAGACTAAGTATGCTTGTAACCATATTTGGATTATGTTTTGTGCTACATTTTGAAGTTGATTTGAAGTTATTTACACTTTTATCACTTATATATTTAACAATATCATGATAATATTGTATGTGAAAATGAAATGACTAGGAATATAAATTGTCTCTTTGTTAGGTTATGGTAGAATTATTAAAAGATTGAATGAATACATTGATAAAAACTTGTAGATTTTATATGGTTTTAATCAActtttaaaatcaacaaaacaaatttcTAACTAATGATTCTTTTTTAATATACTTGGTTAATTTCGgatgttgtttttattttttttaatataatgattatttattttaaatttgtAGATCTGCCTaaatattttgtttgttttgaaagttGTCAAATATCTCAACGAATCAAATGttggatttaattttttttaagtaatTGAATTTTCTTTAAATATGTATATTAAATTGGTTTCTTAAATTAAACGTTTCAGTTTTAAAGAGACGTGTCAGGAATATCGAAATCTTTTCAAGAGTTTAGACGACAAGAGCAAGCATTTCTTACTAAATATTCGTCGTTTTAATTCTATGTTTTCGCTCTCGTGTTCATATTAGTTAGCTGAATTCTTAGGTTCTGGATCGTAACATCACGCAGGCTGTCAACAGAAAGAGCTAACTAAGAATTGAGCTAACTAATATGAACACGAGAGCGAAAAAGCATGGAGATGGTTACAGGTATGGTTTTACAAAGTGGTCTGATTTCTTGAAATTAGATCAAATCCAGTTCGGCGCAACTCTTTTCTTTAAGTACGTCAAGTCTTCGCAGCTTTTGATCTTGACCAAAGTTGTACACAAGACGACAAAGAAAAGAGGTCGTGTGTGACTGTTGGATTTTGTGGTTGTTGTTAGTTGGTTATTTAGACATTTTGGCGAGGTGGTGGTTCGTTTTGGTTTTTTGATCCTTGGTGGTTATTACTTAATGGTGGTTAGACAGTTATTTACGTACTTTGTAATTGATCTTCGTATGCTTCAAGGTGGATGGTCAGTTATGTTTCTGTTTGAACATTTAGTAGTTAAACAATGATATTTTGTAAGAAAGTTGAAAAGTTGTGCTTACCTTTTGTTTTAATGTAGAACATAATTTTGTATTACTACCTTTGCCAATTTGCCTTATTTTCTTTGCACATCGAATCTATTATGGTTTTCATATCGATGCCTCCAACGCAACCATCCGAACATCTAAAGATATTTTTTGAATACGAATAGTTAATTTATTATGGGTTGTTAGTTGTTAATGTTAAAAATAATATGTTTCACTGTTAGTGTGATATACTTAGTGTTtaaactttaatttttttttcttattttaagTTTAAATACAAGCATTTAACATGTCAAACCATGTCAAAACCACGTTCATTAGAAAATAACatgatttttttaacttttatgttcactgttttatatatatttaaacatgtatatctattatttttattaacttttttttggaaatttatatatatttataaccaaTAAGGAAACAATGATAATTGATTGACGTTAAATTATTTTTAGGAATACGTATGTTGCTAATTTCAATAGATGTTTTAAACGATTTTTTAAGTTATAATGCAATAGCATATAAAAGGTATGATAGATAAATTGATTTCTTTATTAATTGACAATCATTTTTAACTAAACTGGAAACTAAATTAGTTTGACaattaatcttgatgtagattttatgttttatttgatcAAAATCTTTATAATATTGGTGAGTTTTATGGTACTAGAATTTTAATCAATTATGTAATCAttattttgttataaaaaaacaaaatacttttttttattttctcacTTTTCTCTATGAAAATGAAGTTTTGTGTTGATGAAGTTTCGGTTAGGCAGGTAAGTGTGAATTCCCATATGTAGCatattacaaataacatatttgtTTAACTAGACTCGCCTAATATTATAATAACTGCATAAATCATTAAAAACTGTATTATTTGTTGTATAAATATTTTATATGGATATATATGTAGAGATTTAGGGTAACTTTTAACTGGTTTTTTAGATAACCTTCAAGATTTAAATTTACGGTGAATTTCAGTATTCCATGTGTAAACGTCGAATTTTTTAAGTAATTAATGTTGAAAAGTCAACCCTTTATTTGTATGTATATGTAGATACGATTATAATCTttctatttttataaatttatatttatgtaaatTATGTTAGTGTATTATACAGTTTCTTTATTtatcaaatttttacaaaatctttttttttatttgaatttgatATACTCTTACTGAAAATATTATATTAGCAAGTTTTATATACATAGATGTTCATTTGTTCTTCATTCATTATTATATTTCAAAGAATAACTTTTCTTTTGATTGAGTAACTGTTTGAGAGGTAAGTTATGGAAGACCAATGTGATATTACTTTTTTAAATGATATTGACGCTCTTAGTACAAACTGCACTATCAAAGTGAAGATTATTAGTTTGTGGAGAAAGAAGATAAAAGGTAATGAAAGAGAGACATATCGTATTGATATGATTGTAATGGATGAAATGGTAAtttcttaatttattttttttttgtcgaTTGTATTATGTTTGTTATATATTAATAGTAGCATAAATCTGATTTCATTATTTGTATCTGATATAAAGGTCATCGTAACAGTTCTTTTGcatgttattatttatttattcacaggGTACCAAGATTCAAGCTTCTTGCTTACATAAGTTGTTTTCAAAGTTTGAGACACATCTAAATGTCGATGAATGCCTTATTATAAAAAGGTTATCTCTTGCTGCGAACACTGCATCTTTCAAGATTGTTCCTAACAATCAAAAGCTATATTTTTACTACCATACATTTGTGAAAAAGTGTAGTAAATGGGAAGGTCTACATTTCGTTTTTGATTTTGTTGATTTCAAGGATGTTTCACAGAGATACAAAGAGGGTACAACAATAGGTATTAttgttaatttttataaaattttgataCCAGAAGATTTGTTTCACGTTTGACTTATTACTTTGAGTGtagttatatatatacatgttttaaTGTTAGATTTCATTGGTTACGTGGTTGTTTGTTATAAAATTGAGGACACTAACAAAAAAGGTGGTAGTAAAGGAAATCGCCTCAATCTTAAGCTTCAAGAACTCgagtaatatatttttataattttaattatttttctctttttatgTTATGGTTTTTACATAATGTTGTTAATCTTAAATTATTTTCTCATTATTTGGGAATAAATTTCACTACATACTCTGTTCTGATGATGAATTTCAGTAGATACTCTGTTAAATAATCATTATTCAAAGCAGAGATGAGTTATTTTCTAATTAAATCTTGATCAACGATGTCTTTATGTTTTCAACACTTCAGTGTTTTGTTGTTTGGAATCTATATAACTATTAAAATAACTTATTTACATTGCGTGGTACCGagttttttgtttactgaataTACTTTATTCTAACACTTAGCATATAATACAAAAAGTTCATGTTTATTACTGTATGCATTTCAATGTTCGAAGACGAATTTTTAATGTCAACGTGTTAACATCTTTATTGATTCAGATTTTATCATGTATTCTACATTTGTGAAGTTTCTTGATAACCCACAATCATTGAAAGTGCTATGCCGTGTTTTCAGatacataatttatttttattcaaatatatatttaacagttGTTATGTTTTATATTTTGTTACAATACATAAAAATTATATACATGATGTACCTTTATCCTTTGCTAATCAAAAGTGGGGAGACTGTTGGGAAAATTATAAGCTGCAAATCTATCACGAGAGTGGTAAAAATGGGTTGTGAGGCTTAGAACTCAAAATTCAATGCCGGTAATAACTGATGGTTGGGAAAGAGCTGTTAAAGATCTTAATCTGCCGAAAAAGACTTTGTTGGTTTTCACACCATTAGGAGATTTTGCGCTTGGACTTTCATATTTTGTGAATGGCATTTGTGGTGAATCGTATTACACGTTTAATCGTTATGGAAAATTGGGTGTTACGGTATGACAACTGGTTTTAATTTCAATTCATTTGCACATTAAACGTTCCAACACTTATTCTCATAAGTTACATATTTCATGTATAATATTGATTATATCTTACTTTATGCAGATAACCGAAGATTGTTTCATTAAGCACTGTTACGTAAACAGCCCACCAACTGGCAGATATCAAATCTGTTATAAGGGTTCTTATTGGAGTGTTGAGGCGTGTAAGTTTCATACCAGCTATGTATTTGCTAAAGGATGGCCGGAAGTGTGCAATGATCTTAGGATACTGGATGATGATTTGCTTATCTTCAAGAGAATTGATAATGTTGTTTTTAAGTTATTAGTTTATCGAAACGAGACTGAGATTCTGTTGTCGAAGAATACTGAATCTGCTGATGATATTGTAATTGAGATATACAAGGTTGATTTCTTTACCTATCGACACACTTGATGATATTGCATGTTCTCCGTATGCTCATAAAGTCAAGGGATGTATATTTGCCCCACTGAATTAGTATATGTtatatagagtagggttcgcacggaaagtgtgtttttcctagaaagtctatgaagcgatctggtccatccgattggtgtgtttaagggttgagattaaatcaatggcaatcttgtaacaTTTGAGTTTAATTATTTGATtattttaaatgagtaggggcaattttgtcaatggccgtgttttaaatcaattagataaccgcccagttcctaaattcaagctatttcccccatctctctctctccaaacccatcttggaaaccccaatccctaccaaaaataactacaatcatggaagaagataactttagaaacgatggagagcaccggatcaaattaaaacacttctccaatctccaccatctccgagttcatcatcaccattcaaatattgttcttatcatctccgttttcttgacgatgtgttttaacagcaaacaaattaatacagttgtgttttagcagcaagcagattcatacagttgtggtttagcatccagattcatgcagatgtgttttaacagcaagcagattcatacagttgtgtattagcattcagattcatacagatgtgttttaacagcaaacagattcatacagttgtgttttaacagcaagcagattcataaagatgtgttttaacagcaaacagattcatactgttgtgttttagcattcagattcatacagatgtgttttaacagcaaacagattcatacaattgtgttttaacagcaagcagattcatatagatgtgttttaacagcaagcagattcatactgttgtgttttagcattcagattcatacagttgtgttttagcacccagattcatacagatgtgttttaacagcaagcagattcatacagttgtgttttagcattcagattcatacagttgtgttttaacagcaaacagattcatacagttgtgttttaacagcaagcagattcatacacttgtgttttagcattcagatttatacagttgtgttttaacagcaatcagattcatacagttgtgttttaacagcaatcagattcatacagttgtgttttagcattcagattcatacagttgtgttttaacagcattcagattcatacagttgtgttttaacagcaatcagattcatgcagttgtgttttaacagcaatcagattcatacagttgtgttttagcattcagattcatacagttgtgttttaacagcaatcagattcataccctgtgttttaccatctttatattgtgggtgggatctataaaaaaaattgactttagccctgtaaactgttaaaacatagcaccaagaacatgctgataaattctagtaatcttctgaacaatggaatatgcgatgtaatgtgacatggaattttagttaatgaacacattgacttccagatttgaattcgaaaataataaaaattccgaaaatcatggaattttagttaatgaagatacattccaaaaataaaattaaaatgtgaaattacatgatagcccttctacttaaaatccctcaatgacacatgttcaattcttattccttcctagactttctaggaaaaatagactttccacccaactcctactcatGTTATATAAACTGCATTTTTTTGCGCATATATTCCACACGCATTTTAAGTCACATCTATATGTTTACTTTTTCATTAAGGGGAAGAAAGGCGGTAATGTTCACAAAAATTGTAACCATACAAATAAGAGTAGAAagagttcaaaaaaaaaaacgttcTGTTGATCTTCTTGACCCTGAGTTCTTTCACTTTGTTCGGAAAGGAGACTATAGACTAGTATACcattttttataacaaactaacgatttatgtttatttgtcaTTCACTATTATTTTGTTTCACACAATATATGTAGCGTCTTCCTGTTGAAGTTGTTAGGCGAGCAGGTCTTTGTGTCAATCTGCATCCCTTGACAGTTCAAAATATGATTGGAGTTGTGAATGTTTATGCTGTGAAGACGGAGTTAAACAATGGGCCACGTTACACCTTGGATGGTTGGCGGAAGTAAATGTCTGATAATAACTTGAAGTTTGGTGATATTTTGCACTTCACATACCTGTCTTCACAGCAGAAGATCATTCTAAATGTCGTTATGGCAGTTTAAGAACGACCTATAAGTACGTTTTGATAACAGATATTATAATTATGAATGTTTTGATGGTCATGTTGCACGGTTTTGTTTTTGAACTTATTGACTTGATGGTTTCTTAATGTATATGGTTAACATGGTAAAACAATGTTATTAGCAGTTTGTGTTTCATTGATATCATGCTTTTTTTTTGCTAATATTCATCATGCAATTTTCATTTAttaatgagtaaattacaagttttgtcctttatgtttacaccaaattgcaggcgttgtccttttggccaaaagtttacaggcgttgtccttaacctttcaaaatcttgcacgttttgtcctttaggccaaacctggttagaaatctcagttaattcTTGTCAtatgcaatgcacatgagggtacaaTGGTCTTTTTCCCTTTTTCCCTCTCAACCCTTTCTATTCCTCTATTTATAACCCTCACCCACCCTAAATTCATATCTTCAACATCAGTTAACCAAATTACCATTTACAgaagaataaaaaaataataagtgGAATAAAAAAAATAGCACAAATAAACAGATTGTATGCGCCTTTAATCTTGTACATACGGAAATATCATAGTTTGTATATTCAGTTTTGTTTCTTTATGTCAATTTGCTTCATTGTTTGACCAGTTTATCCCAAATCATGGCAAAAGTTGTTAAATTGGCTTTGGTGTTTTTGGAAATTTTCTTTGAAATTAGGAAGCCTCCGTTTTAAATGAGCTAATTTTTGCTGTAATTTGGAAACTGTTGTTATGGGAATTTTCATTTTTGTTTTCGTGCTTTGTTTTAAGTTATGTGTGTTTAATTTTTGTTGTAATCTGGAAACTGTTGATATGGGAGTTGTATTTCTCTGCTCATTCCCAACAAGATATACGACCACCACCGCCCTCAGTtccgccaccaccgccgccgccatcACCTCCACTTGTTCCACCATTGCCACTGCCGCCTTCACCTCCATATCTGCCACCACCTCCCGGCATCTCCACCACCGCCAAGAAAAGTACGACATCCTCCGGGTCCAAGGAACACGATGGGAACAAAACCTAGGAGACACcgaccaccgccgccaccaccaaaAAAACATAACTTTGGGAAAACACTTGGATTTATATTTGTGGGTTTAGCAGCGATCTTACAGATTTGTGTGTTGACTTTTTTGTTCATCAAAAGACATTATTTGATCAAGACCCACAAATGGTTCGATTTGCAGATTCGGGTCGATTGAAAACATACGAATTTTGCGATTGATTTGAGGTGTTGAGTTGGGTTAATTACAGATTTGAGGAGCTTCTGTAAATGGTAATTCTTGTATTTATTTGTGTTAACTGATGAATTGAATAGATGAATCGAGGTTTGAGAGGTTGGTGAAGGTTATAAATGGGAAATAGAAAGGGTTGAGAAGGAAAAAGACTATTGTACCCTCATGTGTATTTTACATAATAATAATTAACTGcgatttctaaccaggtttggcttaaaggacaaaacgtgcaagattttgaaaggttaaggacaccgcctgtaaacttttggccaaaaggacaacgcctgcaatttgatgtaaacataaaggacaaaacttgtaatttactctattaatatatatgtatagatttattttttttagaaaaatagattaacccgtgagtattcacgggtgATAACTAGTTTTCCTTATATAGGGGATAGTAAATGCCCTAACTTTTAAAAGGAACTAACCCTATGCATATAAAGCAAGATGTCGTCTCTAAAACTTTGAAAtagcattttgaaaaccttttttctaCTATCTTGTATGTTTTCGGCTTACTTGAGCGTTAGAATAGTCTAAAGGAACTAACCCTATAAGTCGTCTAAAATACATCCTTTTTCTGTAAGCTGGAGGAAAAACTCCTACAAACCAACTTCCAAATCCTTTGACCCTCACACTCATTAAATCTCTATGGGTGCTGGTTAGGGAATAACTTCTAACACATGCTAAATAAAACATTTAAAACCTTCAATGGAATTTTCCTTCTTTCAAACAAAATCAGGCTAAAGATTATCTCTTGTGATGATGATATGTTGCCAAACCATGAGTTGTGAAATAGGGTCACTACACTTCTTGTTATGTAAAAACTTCACATAAATACGGCTTGTTTAGAAATTATTCTATTTTGATGGACCTCTTTCAAATCTCATTCTCTGACCATGTTCATGTATACTTCTCTTGACGCCAAAAGTAACTTACTTATCTAGAAATTTTATAAGAATATAGTAATGAACACACATATAACAGCATTCCTTATCATAGTCGCTTTCCCATCCAAACATTTCATCAAAACTAACACGTAATGCCCCAACCGGAACGCTTCACCATCATCAAAGGAAACATCACTCATATCTAAAGTTAATTTTACAACTGGGCTATATTAGAAGAAATcgtacacaaaaaaaaaacttttgtatGCAATTCAAGGAGAACACTATATTCTTGATAACTCTGGCTAGTAAATAAATCATCTCATAATAAAGTAACTTATACATGCATCTTCTTTCACATTATAAGAGCTGTCTGGACTAATATGTAATCACAGGTACTATATCTTTTAACAACTTTGGTTAATAAATCATCTCATGATAAATAGCCTATAAACGGCAAGTTTAACTACATGTATCTACTTTCACATTATAAGACTTGTTTTAACTAATATGCCATTATAAGCACCTTAAACAGAAATTAAGATCAGAACTTATACATAGTTATAGCATAGCGTGCACCAAacgtatattattattattattatttaacttgGTTTCTGGATCTCATGTGAGTCCACTCAATTAAGCTTTCTTAAACTTTATACAAAATCACCATTAAAGGTAGGTACCTCGAACTCTCAAGTAGTTTTAAGAACATAACTCAGATAAGAATAACACTTGCTAACAGCTGATCTATGTGGCGCAtaacatataaataaaaattgATTACATGACATTAACAATTAATGTTACCTGTCTTAATTAACTCTGCTTACACGAACCCGCGGTTCACCCCTACGTTATATCACCGAAGAGCCCAGTTCTTTGCAAAAATTTCTACTTCGGTTTCCCTTTAGTAGGTTGCTTGATAGGAGTCAGCTTCCGGAACGAGGCATGCAGCATCATCACTACAACGATTACACACTTTAGAAAAAGTACAGTCACAATGATCAAAAAGAGATGGCTCGACTGACCTGCATAGCTAACTGCAAGAGCGTATATGATCGCTGTTTGAACATTGCACACGAATATAACAACTGCAGTGGCTGAAATTCCAATATCAGAAAGATTTCATTAGATACTAATGTAGTCATTCAGTAACCAGATATCAAAACGGTTCCATCGAACGCAGAGAATATAATATGCAATCGATCACATTACATACAAACTGAATCACATAAGAATCTGGATATGGAAAATTGAAAACTAACCGCATTGTAACAACCGAAGCAAACATTCTCGAGTAACGGGATGATTATCTAACCCCCAACGTTTACTGCAGTATGCAAACAGATCCCAAAGTGCCAAACTGGATACCAAACCAGCAAGAGCGATCGGTATTTGATACCTACATTATCAGCAACATAACCAATCAATTAACAATACAaaaaggtaagaaagaatatgAAGGTTTTCAAGGATTTTGTTATTAAATTTGACTATTTAAGAGCAAATAAACAGAAATTGTAGTTAAATCAAAGAACACATAAGCAAAAACTGTTACTGAATTTAAGAGCACATCAACAGAAACTAACAATTACAAAACACATAAGCAGAAACTGCTATTGAATTTATGAACACAAAAAGAGAAATTAACTAACAATTTAAGAACACATAAACAGAAATTGAATAACAATTCAAGATCACATAAGCAGAAACtattattaaatttaaaaaaaaataaacaaaaatcgaATAACAATTCAAGAACACATAAACataaattgtttaaatttaacaACACATAGCAGAAAGTCAGAAACTGTTAACAAAACATAAACAGAAATACAATAACAATttaaaaacacataaacaaaCACTGAATAACATTTACAAAACACATAAACCAAAAATATATATCAATTTACAAACACATACACAGAAATTGTTATTGTCATTATATTTAACAGCAAATAAGCAGAAACTGTTAAGAACACATAAACAGAAATTGTTACTATATTTAAGAACACATGAACAGAAATTAAATAACAATTGAAGAACACATAAGCAGAAACTGAAATTGTTAagaacacataaacacagaaTTTGCATAACAATTTAAGAACACATAAAAAGAAACTGTTATTAAATCTAAGAACAAATAAACAAAAACTGTTATCAAACTGAAAAACAGATACATACAGAGAGCAGGCGAAGAAGACGATAAACAGAGTAAAATAATTCCGGCAATATCTCTTATTATTCTCCGTAACTCTCATACGCGCTTGCGACCGAGAAGACGGAAAACTATACGAATCAAACG
The sequence above is drawn from the Helianthus annuus cultivar XRQ/B chromosome 12, HanXRQr2.0-SUNRISE, whole genome shotgun sequence genome and encodes:
- the LOC110894257 gene encoding PRA1 family protein H, whose amino-acid sequence is MAFSANPLALSVPDPTFESWLRDSGYLEVLDQRTSDLHRISTTTTATATSSNSATADPPPVATAVSSGFFLLNVLNHIGILLSLITINPFSKLTNEDFARDTPPWTLGFVGSFDSYSFPSSRSQARMRVTENNKRYCRNYFTLFIVFFACSLYQIPIALAGLVSSLALWDLFAYCSKRWGLDNHPVTRECLLRLLQCATAVVIFVCNVQTAIIYALAVSYAVMMLHASFRKLTPIKQPTKGKPK